The genomic stretch GGAAGGAAGACGAGGCTTGCCGATAGCTTGCTGGGAGCTCCTCAGGAAATTGGAAGGGTTCTGTAATTACAATAGACAGGGAGCCCCTCAGAAACTGCTTGACCTTCGACTGCAGCTGTACGCCAAGCTTCTCAAGCAGCATATCCTGCCGAGAATAGGAGGCATTCGCCTTAGGCTGCAGCAAAAATGCCAAATAACCATGCTCCTCTTTGACGGCCCAAACCTCTGCATACTCACTAATAATTTCTTCAGCTATATTGATAATGGCATACTCCATCAGCTGCTGACCATTGTTCCGATACTGACCGAATTCATCCTCCATTCGAACGAGCATCAGCGTACAATTCCCGAATTGGATAGGCAAGCTGTAATTTTCCAGCTTCCGATGCCACTCCTCCGCAAGCATTCGCTCGCCCCGCAGCGCGTCAAGCAGCAGCTGACCACGCAGCAGCGGCAGATTCTCCCGTAGCGTAAATTCCGTACGCTCATGGGAGCTAATGTTTTCCCATTCAGCTTTCAGTCCGTCAATAGCTGCTCCCACAGCATCAAACAATTCCTTATCGGTCGGCGGTTTAAGCAGGTACTCCACTGCTTGATGCCGAAGTGCCTCCTTCGCATAATCAAAATCGGAATGCCCGGATAAAATGATGCATTTGATTCGCTTATCATATTCTCGTATTTTTTCTAACAGCTCGATCCCTGTCATTTCGGGCATTAATATATCCGATATGACAATATCGATCGGATGTGTCTCGATAATTTGCAGCGCTTCCCTTGCGGAATAAGCTTTATGCACCTGCTCAATGCCCAGCGTATGCCAAGGCTTTTGCATGGACAAATTGTCTACCCAGTGCGCTTCATCATCTACTATAATCATTTGCATGTCATATGCCTCCTCGTGTCGTTGGATATTGGCTTTGTTCTGCTCCGGCGGGCGTTCGCCACACAATTTCTGTTCGGAAGCCTCCGAGAAGCGATTTTGTAAAATATAAATTAGACCCTTCACCGAACTGATGCACGATTCGTTGATTCGTATTCCAGAGCCCGCAGCCCATTTCCTCCTGCAGCGGCTCACGCATCTTACGATTTAACGCCTCCTGCTGCTCCGTGTTTATGCCTGGTCCGTCATCGTCGACGTAAACGCGGCAGAAGCCGCCCGACATTTCGCCTCGAATTCGTATTTCACCTGATGAATAGGATTTGGCCACCCCGTGAATAACTGCATTCTCCACAATTGGCTGCAGCATCAAGCGCGGCACCTGCTGCTTACGCAGCTCATCCGGAATTTCGATGCTGTATTCGATCCTTTCATTGCGCAGCTTCTGAATATCCAAGTAATTAATAATAAGCTTTATTTCTTCTTCCACCGTTGCTGTTTCCCGTTCCATTCGGGTCGTATAGCGATAGTATGAGCTTAGGTTATAGGCCATGGATACGACCGCTTCCTGTTCCTTCATCTGGGCCATGTTAATGATATAGCCAAGACAGTTGTATAGAAAATGAGGATTGATCTGCGCCTGCAGCTGCTTTAAGGTCGCTTCTCTTGCACGCAGCTTCTCGCCGAGCACCTTCTCAACCAGATCTTGAATTTGCCGTGACATTTCATTGAATCGATAAAATAAAAATGCAAACTCATTATTAGCATTAGACTTGATTTGTACGGAAAAATCTCCGCGCTGCACGCTTTGCAAGCCGCGAATCAGCTTAATGATTGGACGCTGGATATTCCGGTAAAGCAGTACAGAAGCAGATATTCCAATTACGAATAACAGAATCATCGATATATAAAAGAGATTGCGGCTAAACGATATCGGTCCCAGCATCTT from Paenibacillus sp. FSL H8-0548 encodes the following:
- a CDS encoding sensor histidine kinase; the encoded protein is MALNKSIAFVKKKMEARFSLFAKMNFLILLLFIPIIILFTYSNNVASQVISEELQASNIKQLSFLSSQIDSRINQTADFVITFSKDPNVEKFNGLNLWDDLYDKMQTKYVVQEKMMLQSGVMNVWPVTYTVYSQQNKEAISNNKDTIKYDEDYLNSNMTGKWTYGDGKEMNDGELKSFHWFYTDSFGHQGTLKGSNLIVHASFGHENIENMLDTYKAGGQGDPLFYHKGEAPILNRSASVELVNELTHYLDGKQLGDTDQEVVRLADKSYLVSAVKSPQLGWYLVDIVPLDKMLGPISFSRNLFYISMILLFVIGISASVLLYRNIQRPIIKLIRGLQSVQRGDFSVQIKSNANNEFAFLFYRFNEMSRQIQDLVEKVLGEKLRAREATLKQLQAQINPHFLYNCLGYIINMAQMKEQEAVVSMAYNLSSYYRYTTRMERETATVEEEIKLIINYLDIQKLRNERIEYSIEIPDELRKQQVPRLMLQPIVENAVIHGVAKSYSSGEIRIRGEMSGGFCRVYVDDDGPGINTEQQEALNRKMREPLQEEMGCGLWNTNQRIVHQFGEGSNLYFTKSLLGGFRTEIVWRTPAGAEQSQYPTTRGGI
- a CDS encoding response regulator — its product is MQMIIVDDEAHWVDNLSMQKPWHTLGIEQVHKAYSAREALQIIETHPIDIVISDILMPEMTGIELLEKIREYDKRIKCIILSGHSDFDYAKEALRHQAVEYLLKPPTDKELFDAVGAAIDGLKAEWENISSHERTEFTLRENLPLLRGQLLLDALRGERMLAEEWHRKLENYSLPIQFGNCTLMLVRMEDEFGQYRNNGQQLMEYAIINIAEEIISEYAEVWAVKEEHGYLAFLLQPKANASYSRQDMLLEKLGVQLQSKVKQFLRGSLSIVITEPFQFPEELPASYRQASSSFRQIVGEEREFVMRVSELKPNVSQGALDAIHVPPALSNLLEAGRWDAAEQKLKDVFAELDEKWSDSWEHCMEAGYLIASTFTHFAHRNGHTLAKLLGEDMELLQSGEAFSSISRLRNWSLSVLGKLKDGSANDVNDIRSLYVKKVQAFTEKNLHLDVSLRALADHVNLHTTHLSKIYKIETGEGISDYVSRLRMERACHLLKSTDKKVYEISTEIGYLEPAYFIKVFKRQFGVTPQDYRFGS